The Actinopolymorpha sp. NPDC004070 nucleotide sequence TGGTGGGATACGTGGCCGCGTCGAGTCCCGCGGCCCCGACCGGCCGACGGGTGATCGTCGACGACATCTGGGTACGCCCGGACCAGCGCGGACGCGGGGTCGGCGGCGCGGCCCGCGCACACGTCGAGAACTGGGCCAGGGCCAACGACCTGCCGCGGGTGGCGGCCACCATCGACCCGAACGACCCGGCGCAGGCGGGGTTGTTCGGGTCGTACACGACCTCCTCCCAGCGCATGCAACGAACGCTGGCAGAGCTGCCCGAACTCCCCGCGGGCCTGGTCGGCCGGCAGATGACCGAGGCAGAGTTTCCGGCCTGGCGGGAGGGGTCCGTCGCGGGCTACGCCGAGGAGATCGCGGTCGCCCGGGCGCTGTCGCCGGAGGAGGCGCTGCGTCAGGCCGACGCGGAGTTCGACGAGCTGCTGCCGGACGGCCTGGCCACTGCCCAGCACAGCGTGTGGGTGCTGGAGACCGGCGACGAACCGGCCGGATCGACGTACTCCGCGGAGATCTGGCTGCGGCACCACCTGGAGGCCGGCCGTGCGTTCGTCTTCGGCGTCTCGGTCGTACCCGAACGCCGTGGCCGCGGCCTGGGCCGGGCGGTGATGCGGCTCGGCGAGCGGGCGGTCCTCGCGGCCGGCGACTCTGTGCTGGCACTGAACGTCTTCGGCCCGAACACCACGGCGATCAACCTCTACACCAGCCTGGGCTACCAGATCACCGATCAGTCCCGGGTGCTGGACCTGACCGCCTGAAGGCACGCAGAGACTCAGGCCACGCAGAACTCGTTGTCCTCGGGGTCGGCGAGGACGATCCAGCGGGACCCGCCCTCCTCGTGGCCCTCGCCCAGCCGGCTCGCGCCGAGGCCGCACAGGCGCTCGGCCTCCGCGTCCACCCTGTCGGCCCCGACGTGCAGGTCGAGGTGCAGGCGGTTCTTTGCCTGCTTGGGTTCGGGAACGGTCTGGAAGAGGATCCGGCCGCCCTGCCCGACCCCGGTCTCGGCGTTGACCGGGTGCTCGGGGTCGCGGATCCCGGCCGCGGTCCGCCAGGCCTTCCGCCCGTCCACCTCGACCAGATGGTCGCGGATCGGCGCGCCTTCGGCCAGCAGCGACTCGATCAGCGGCGAGTGGTCCTCGACCACATAGTCCAGCGCCTGCGCCCAGAAGCGCGCCAGCAGGTGGGGGTCGGAGCAGTCGATGCACACCTTGTATCTCACGGCCATGCGCCGACCCTAGGACCCACCACCGACAGCCGTGGGCGTCCCGCGGACGCCCACGGACGTCACGCGGGGAGCAACCGGATCCGGGCCGTGGCGGACCGCTCCACCGCCGCGCGGCTGTACAGCAGTGGGACGTACTCCCCGTTCCGCCACCGCTCGGCGAGGTCGCGGTAGTGCGGGCTGCGCGGGTCCCCGGACTGGCCCGGGGTGTTGACGAACACCGAGTTGTCCCACTCCCCGACGTCGACCACCACCCGGGCCGAGGCGCCGATGGTCTGTACGAAGTCGCCGGGGAGGTACGGCGCGGCGTTCAGGGTGCTCGCCGAACCACCGGCCGGGAACGGTCCCACGTCCAGTGCCGGATCCAGGAAGCCCAGCGGGTGCGGCTGGTGGTTGCGGTGCAGTGCACCCCAGCTCCAACCACGCGGGTCCGGTCCCAGCAGTTCCTCCACGTCGGCGACCGCCGCGCGCAGGGTGGTGAGGAGCAGGTCGTCCCGGCGCCGCTCGGTGTCCCCGTCCTCGTCCCCGTTCCCC carries:
- a CDS encoding VOC family protein gives rise to the protein MAVRYKVCIDCSDPHLLARFWAQALDYVVEDHSPLIESLLAEGAPIRDHLVEVDGRKAWRTAAGIRDPEHPVNAETGVGQGGRILFQTVPEPKQAKNRLHLDLHVGADRVDAEAERLCGLGASRLGEGHEEGGSRWIVLADPEDNEFCVA
- a CDS encoding GNAT family N-acetyltransferase: MGDTSGIGGTSDSSNTASDIVVEEASAQDEKRWHEGWLDRRGEQWRRHGLADDDVAGHLKRLDRMRADAALRPVWTLRSGEDGVVGYVAASSPAAPTGRRVIVDDIWVRPDQRGRGVGGAARAHVENWARANDLPRVAATIDPNDPAQAGLFGSYTTSSQRMQRTLAELPELPAGLVGRQMTEAEFPAWREGSVAGYAEEIAVARALSPEEALRQADAEFDELLPDGLATAQHSVWVLETGDEPAGSTYSAEIWLRHHLEAGRAFVFGVSVVPERRGRGLGRAVMRLGERAVLAAGDSVLALNVFGPNTTAINLYTSLGYQITDQSRVLDLTA